Within bacterium, the genomic segment GCGCTGTACCACATGGACTATCGCCCGCTGATTAAGCAACACCGAGAGAGCGGCGCAGAGATTACGATCGCCGTCAACACGATCGAGCGCAAGAACGCCCATCACTTCGGGCTGATGGCACTTGCTCCCGATACCACCGTGACCGAGTTTCGCGAGAAGCCGAAGGGCGACGCGATGAACGGCATCGAGGCCCCCGCCCAGATGCTGAAGGAATTCGGATCCGACTCGCCTCCTGGCGATACATTCCTGGCTTCCATGGGCGTCTACGTCTTCAACCGTGACGTGCTGGAACGTTACCTGGTTCAGACCGATCACGTCGATTTCGGAAAGCAGATCATCCCCGACGCGATCGAGAACTATCGCACGCAGGGATTCATCTTCCCCGGCTACTGGGAAGATATTGGAACAATCCAGGCCTTTTTCGATGCGCACATGGACTTGTTGAAGGAGCCTCCCGCATTTTCCTTCTCGAATCCGCACCGGCCGATCTTCACGCGGCCACGCTTCCTGCCGAACATCAACATCACGCGTTGCGATATCGGACGCGCTCGCATCGCCGAAGGCAGCAACATCGAAGGCGCGACGATCAACAACTCGATCATCGGCCTGCGCACGCGCGTGCAGGAAGGGGCTCTGATCGAAGACTCGATCGTCATGGGAGGCGACTGGTACGAGCCCCGCGACCTGGATGGAAAGATGACGTTAGGCGTCGGTCCCGACTCCGTCATCAAGCGATGCATCGTCGACAAGAACGCCCGCATCGGCCGAGGCGTGAAGCTGATCAACGAGAAGGGGCTCCAGGAAGCCGAGGGCGACAACTACATCATCCGCGACGGCATCATTATCATCCCGAAGGGCGTGACCATTCCGGATGGTACGGTGATTTAGGCGAAGCCGTTCGCGGTTTCAGGAATGCAGAGAGCCCCGGACCAGGCAATGCCGTCCGGGGCTCTCGTTGTCTTCCTGGGGCGATCGCTTCTACTCGCTGGCGGCGTCGCTTTCGCGCACATTGAACTCGAGCTTCCAGCGATTCTCTGTTCCGCGTTCCACACACCACAGCTCCAGAACGCCGATCTCCGTCAGATGCGCGCGGAGGTCCACTTCGACGGCACGGCCCTCGTCTCCGTCCCCGCTATCCGCTGGCAGCTTCGTGACGATCGGGCTGTGTTCCTCCGTGTCCTCGGAATCCATATCCGTGATCATGCCGGGCTGATCCTGGCGCCGCATTGTGGAACTGAAGAAGCGGAACTCCACCTCTTCGCCGGTCCACATGCAAAGGTCCATCGGTTCGCCGGAGATGTCGCGTGTAGTGCCTTCCTCCATGCCATGCGGGACGAGGCACAGGAGCTTGATCGGCGGCTCCATGCCTGGAACAGCCGGCATCGGAGCTTCGAATCCGACGTAGTAGCTGCGCGCGCTGCCGCCGCGAATGCGGATACCTTTTCCACGGCGGGCGACACCGAGATACGCCGCTCCGCGAGAGACGGCCAGATCGAGATCGGTTCCGTGCAATGCACGCGGCGCCTCGCGCCCGGCCTCGCAGCTCCAGTTCGTGATGACTTCCATCACGCGATCCTGCAGCGGCTGCGCGCGGAACACGCCGCCGTTGAAGAGAATCGCCGTCGGCAGAATCGCGCCGCCACCATTGGCCAACTCGGGCAGGACTTCCGCCACCATCTCTGAATGCCGCGACAGGAACGCCGCCAGGTGCCGCGTGATCGCCGCGTCCTGGGCGTACGGCAGGCCGGCTTCCCGGAATCCGACACGTCGCTGACGCGCCGGCTGATCGCTGAGGCCGCAGTGTGGGAAGAACCCGTTGAGCAAGAACTCATCGAGACCTTCGCGCTTCAGCTCCGTGCGAATCGTCCCACCAATCACCGAACTGCCTCGGCCCAGCAAGGCAATCGCGTGCTCCGTGACATTGGGATCGGACAGCAACTTCTCTTTGCCGATTCGGCATTGCTGCGTCAGAGCCGCCATCTGGAACGCATCGAGCTTTGTCCCACGCTCCTGCTGCAGCTTCTGCGCGACGCCGTAGGCCAGCGCCAGGTCCATGTTGTCGCCGCCGAGCAGAATATGCTCGCCGACGGCCACGCGGCGCAATTGCAGCTCACGATCTTCCTCGGTCACGGCGATCAACGAGAAATCCGTCGTGCCGCCGCCTACGTCGACTACCAGAACCAGGTCGCCAACGCTGACTTGCTTGCGCCATTTCGGGCCAGCGCACTCGATCCACGAGTAAAGGGCCGCCTGCGGCTCTTCCAGCAGATGCAGATTTTGGAAGCCGGCGCGCTCCGCCGCGGCGACGGTCAGGTTGCGTGCGCCTGCGTCGAACGAAGCCGGGACGCAGAGCGTGATCTCCTGGTTCTCCAGCGCAACGTCTCCATCCCCCTTTGCGACCGCGTGATCCCACGCTTCCCGCAAATGGTTCAAGATCATCGTTGCCACTTCGGCGGGGGAGCGCTTGGCCTCTTCCTCCGGACTTTGCCACGGCAGGATGCGCCCCTCGCGATTCACACCGCCGTGACACAGCCACGACTTGCTCGAGTGAATCAACCGCGTCGGGATTTTCGCACCTTGCTCGCGGGCAAACTGTCCGATCGCGACTTTCGCTTCTGCTCGCCACGGCAAATGGAGACTGTCCGGCGGCAATTCCTGTCCGCCTGCCACATAGATCGCCGATGGCAACGTTGGTCGCGATTCGACCGCGCCCGGTGCTACGACCTGGGGAACGGCAAACTCACGCACCGGTACTTGCGCGTCTGCGTCCCCAATTTCGGCGGAATCAACAAACGACAACGTCGTGTTCGTGGTTCCAAGATCGATTCCTACGATATATTTCGAATGTTCCGACATGAATTCCTCCTGTCGTCAGGGCAACTGAGAACTCCCGATCGTGCTCGGTTCGATAAGCACAACCGCCTCTTCGCTGATTGCGAGAAAGGTGAGAAGCTCAGACCACTTCCACTTCCGCCGGGTGGACGATCGTGTGATCGGCATCTGCCGGCACGGTGGGGAGGTGCGTTTCTGCGGCGCGCCAGCCGCGATGGTTCAGCGTTCCCTTGTATGGCGGTTCGCCGCTGACATTCCCAATGACGGAGATCGCCGATGCGTCGAAATCGGCGGGGACTTCCACCGCGGCGCCTTCGTCATCCTGCAGAACACGTTCCAGTTTGAAGCGCTCGTCGAGCACCGTGCGACAGCCGCTGTGGATCTGGCGCACAGCCGCGCCCACGTCTGCATCGGAAAACGAGGAGATATCCTCCATCAGGAAGTCCACAAGGCGCCCCTCCTTCTGCAATAGCCCAAGAACCTGAATGGCCGGAGCCGTCGAGCCCTGGAAAGCCGTCGCCGGGGGAGCTTCCGCCGCAGCCACGCCCTGCTGGTCTCCGTGAATGAAAACGCGGAGAAAGGCTTTGATCGCCTGAATCAAATGCATGTCGATGTCCTTCTTGCCATAGAGTTGCCGGTTCGCCGCCCGCGCCCGGCGGGGTGATTCCTGGCCTATCGGCAGACCGGCCCGCAAGGGCGAATCCCCCCGCGCACACGGTCCAAATCTGCCATTTCAGCTAAAGCCTTTATCCCCGAGGGCCCCAACTTCCCTTGCCTCACAGGAACTCCTATGACATTCTGAAGTCGTGGAAGAAACCATCCTGTCACAGGAGGTACCGCCCCATGACCCAAAGTCATCCCGAAGGCTACACCCTGGTCTACACGTCCGAGCAGCCTGAATTCGCCGATTTGATTCGCAGCGTGCTTCAAGACGAAGGATTCTCCGTTTTTGAGGCCCACGCCGATGGCGGTGGGATCTTCCGTATCAGTTGGGGGACGGAGATCTTCGTCGAAGATGAGCACGCCGAGGAAGCCAGGACCTTCCTGGAAAGCTATCTGAATCGCCAGGCCGCGGAAACACCGGCCATTGAGGAAGACGGGGACTATACGTAAGCATTCGACTCTGCGCGCTATCCATCCACGCGCCGTTGAAACCAAAGCTCCAGCATCAGCAACGCCCACAGTCGCTTGCCGTGATCATCGCGCCCTGCCTGGTGCTCGCGGATAAGGCGTTGGACTTCGCGTGGCCGGAACAGCCCGCGATCACGAGCCGTCTGTGAAAGCAGCGTGTCGCGCAGCATCGGCTTCAAAGGTCCGCGCAGCCATTCCCCGACCGGGATGGCAAAGCCCTGCTTTGGCCGAGCCGTGATCTCCGGTGGCAAGAGCTTCGAAAACGCGCGTTTCAGCAGGTACTTATGCGTGCGGCCGTGAAGCTTCAGATCCGCCGGCAGCTTTGTGGCGAAGTCGACGTGCTCCGAATCCAGGAACGGCGAACGGCCCTCCAGCGAATGCGCCATCGTCATGCGATCCGCCTTCACCAGCAGCACAGACGCCAGATACAGCGGGAAGTCCGTCGCGAGCGTTGCATCCAACGCGTTCTTCGTGCGGCTCTTCTGAAAGATCCGGCGATGCAGGTGCGCTGTGCTCGGCGCACCCGAAAGGCGTCGGAATTCCGGCGTCGCCAGCGCGCGCTTCGTCCGTTCGCTGAAGTAGCTCGACCAGCGGAGCAGACTCGCCTCGGGGCCGACCTCCATCACCTGTGCCAATCGACGAATGCCCAGGGCCCAGTTGCGCTCCGGCGGAATGTCCGTCCGAATGGGAACGACGCGCGACAGGGCTCGCCATGTTGCAGCGGCAGGACGCGATGCACCCGATCGAGTCAGCCAGTTGATCGGCCACGTCATCTGATCAAGGAGATGGCGCTGATAACCCGCGTGCGTCTCGTCGCCTCCGTCCCCATTGAGGGCAACGGTCACATGTTGGCGCGTGATGCGGGAAAGATGATACGTCGGCAGCGCTGCCGGGTCCGCGAAGGGCTCATCGACCGCATCGACAATCTTCGGAAGGGTCTCCTCAACATCCCAGCGCACCGTCTCTTCGACGTGCTCGGTACCGAAATGCTTCGCCACACGCCGCGCATGCTGCGCTTCACTGAATCGCTTCTCTTCGAAGCCGATCGTGAACGTCCGTACCGGCGCATCCGATTCCGCAGCCATCAAGCCGACGATGATCGAACTATCGATGCCACCGCTCAGGAACGCACCGAGCGGAACGTCCGAAATCAATCGGCGCCGAACGGATTTCGTGACAACGTCACGTAGTTGCTCAGCGAGTTCGTCCTCGGTGCCCTTCCATTTGGGCTCGAAACTCGGGTGCCAGTATCTCGCCACCGCCGGCGTGCGCCCTCGGCTCGGCATCCACTTCATCATGTGCCCGGGCGGCAGCTTGCGAATCGCCTCAAAGGCCGACCGCGGCTCTGGCGTGGCCTGCAGGGACAGGTAATGCCACAGCGACTTGTGATCGATGTCTTGGGGCACCTCAGGGTGCAGCAGCAGCGACTTGATTTCACTGCCGAAGATCAGCCCGATTCCCGGTCGATAGCAGTAATGCAGCGGCTTCTTGCCCATCCGATCGCGCGCCAGGACGAGCACTCCGCGCACCGAATCCCAGATCGCAAACGCAAACATCCCGTTCAGGCGTTCGCTCAGGCTCTCCGGCCCCCACTCCTCGTAGCCGTGTGCCAGAACTTCCGTGTCGGTCGATGTGGCAAACTGGTGGCCGAGGGCCTCCAGTTCATCGCGCAATTCGACGAAGTTGTAGATCTCGCCATTGAAGACCACGGCGATCGTGCGATCTTCATTGTAGATAGGTTGATCGCCGCCGGACAGGTCGATGATCGAGAGCCGGCGCATTGCGAGTCCGACGTTGCCGGCCAGGTGAAATCCATCGGCATCCGGACCGCGATGCACGATCTCCCCATTCATCTTCGCCAGAACTTCGCGCTCCGCGGGGCGCTCAAGATCGGCGTAGACGAATCCGGTGATACCACACATGGGAAACTCGTCGGGTGAGAAGTGCGCCGCTCGGGGCGCGTGCTGGGCCTGACAAACAAGAGCGGCGACGAATCGCCGCCCTCGAGATCAAAAGAGACTTGCCTGGGCATGCACGAGGGACCGGCAGCGAACCCATCCCGTCGCGCTCTGCAGTCAGTTGCGCATGATCCAAGTGAAGACCAGGGCCAGGAACGCGATTGCCGAAACGACCGCGCCGGTCCAGAAGGCGACTTCCATTCCCAGTGAATCATGCATGCGCTTGGAATCGATATCCCGAGCGATTTCCTTGGCGTGTTGCGGTGTTGGCATGGGCTGTTACTCCTTCTTGGTCTTCGCGGCCTTCTTGGCCGCCTTCTTGGCACTTGATTTCTTGGTGGCTTTCTTCGCCGCGGCCTTCTTCACCGTCTTCTTGGCAGCGGACTTCTTCACGCTCTTCTTTGCGGCTGTTTTTGCAGCTTTCTTGGCCGCCTTCTTGGCGGATTTCTTCGCTGCCTTCTTCGCCGCAGACTTCTTTGTGGCCTTCTTGGCTGCTTTTGTTTCCTCGGCTACTTGCGCAGGAGCGGTGGACTTCTCCTCCGCAGCCGCTGCCGCCTTCTTGGCGGATTTCCTGGCACGGCGTCGAGCAGGTTTCTTCTCCGCCTCCGGCTTGGCCGGTTCGGGAGTCGGTTCCGGCGGGGCAGTTGCGGTTGTTGGGGCCTCTTCCTTCCGTCCCCGACGACGTCCGCGGCCACGGCGCTTCGGCTTCTGCTCTTCGGCCTTCGTCGGCTCTTCCGACTTCGCTTCGGCGGCCGGTTTCGGAGCTTCCTTCTCGGCCTCGTGACGCGACTTGCTGCCCCACGAACCGACGATTTCGATGCCTTTTCGCTTCGGCTGCTCTTCGGCCTCGGGGCTTGGCGCGGGCTTCGGAGCCGGCTTTTCCTGCGCGCGAGCCTCGCTTGGCTTCGACGAACCCCAGCTCGAAACGATCTGGATTCCGCTCTTGCGCGGGGTAGCTTCGGCGGGCGGCTTTGGTGTATCCGCGGCTTTCGGCTCGTCAGACTTCGACTCTTGAGCCTTCTGCTCCCCGCGTGGCGGCCGCGGCGGACGCTGGCGGCGTCCTTGGACGGCAGGAGTCGCCGACTCAGCCGGCGCCTCCTTGGCCTTTTCCTCCGACTGCTCCGATGTTTCTTCGCCTGATTGTTCGGCCTGCTGGCCTTCCTGCTCCTGGCGGCGGCGACCGCCGCGCTTGCCACGACGTGTCCGCTTCCGGCGGCTGCGCGATTCCTGCTGCTGATCCTGCTCGGAGGATTCAGCCTTCGGCTCTTCCGCTGTCGGCTCTTCGCGTGGTTCATCCTTCTTGCGCTGCTTCTGCTCCTCGCGGGCGCGGCGCTCCAGGTCCTTTGTTTGCTCGACCGACTTCTCGTATTCCTTCTTGTCGCGGCGGCGGATTTCTTCCTGCGAAGGCTTGTCCTGCTTGCGCTCCCGGCGCGGCAGAGACGGCTCCGGTTTTTCTTCGTACGGAATCGATGCCGTCACCGTTTCCTGCTCGTGAACGCGCATCTCAGGCAACGCCACCGCCGGGTGCGACGGACGCTCCACGCCGGTCAGTTGATAATCCTCGCGATGCAGGCGCGTGTCGGCGCGCAGGATGATCTCCACCCCGCGTCCGTTCATGACCTCGCTGAGGTACGGGGCGAACTCGCCCTGCAACCTCTCTGCCATCGACGTCTCACAGGACACGACGACGGCGCTGTACTTGTCCGCCTCGTTCATCATCAGCAGCAAATCGTTCTTCATCCGCCGCCAGACTTCATCCAGGCGCAACACATGGCCCTCGCCGCGGCAGTACGGGCAGGCGTCGAAGACCTGCTTCTGCAGCGACTGGTACTTGCGCTTGCGAGTCAGCATCATCAGGCCGAAATCGCCGATCCGGCCGACAGTGCTCTTGGCTCGGTCCGGCTTCATGGCCGTGGCGAACTCGTCACAGACCTTCGACTGGTTGTCGCGCGACATCATGTCAATGAAGTCGATCACGATGATGCCGCCGATGTCGCGCAGGCGAATCTGCTGGGCGATGGCCTCGCAGGCCTCCATGTTCGTCCGCAGCGCCGTTTTCTCCAGGTCCTTCGTGCCCGTGAAGCGGCCGGAGTTGACGTCGATCGCCGTCAGCGCCTCCGTTTCCTCGATAATCAGGTAGCCGCCGGACTTTAGCCAGACCTTGCGGTTCAGCGCCTTCTGCAGTTGGTGCTCGATCAGGAACCGCTCGAAAATCGGCTCCGGATCGTCGTAATGCTCGACCTTGTCGACCAGCTTGCGCAACTGCCGCGACAGCGTATCGCGCAGCTCTTCCGAATACTCCGCATCATCGACATGAATCTCGTCGATATCCGGGCGGAAGGCATCGCGGACCAGCCGCGGGATGATATCGTGATCGCTGTGAACGAGCCCGGGGTTGCTCAGCGAACGGAATCTCTGGACGATCGCATCCCATCCGTCGCGCAGCATATCGACGTCGTCGCTGATATCTTCCTCATCGGCACCCAGGCCGGCGGTTCGCATGATCAGCGAGAACTGCTCGGACTTCAGCGAGTGCAGCAGCTTCTTCAGCTTGAAGCGCTCCTGCCCCAGCGCAATCCGGCGCGAGACGCCGCCGCTCTGGCCCGGGAAGGGCAGCAGAACGACGTACCGGCCCGCAATCGCCAGGTTCGTCGAGACGCGCGGCGCCTTGTCGCTGATCCCGTCCTTCACGACCTGGACCGCGATCACGTCGCCCTTCTTCACGGGCGCTTCGGCGTTTGGGTTCTTGGGATCAGGTCTCGGGCGGCGGCCCTTCGAAACGATGCGGCCGGGGAAGACCTTCTTCGAGGCCTCCTGCAGCGCCTCGTCCAGGTCCTCCTCCAGCATCACCAGGGACTCCGGGCGGATGTCCATGAAGTGAAGGAAGACGTTACGTTCCAGGCCGATGTCAACGAACGCGGCCTGCAAACCGGGCACGACATCGCGGACAATTCCGCGATAGATATTCCCGACGATCGACTTGGTGGTGAGGCTTTCCCGGTGGAATTCGACGAGTTTGTTATCTTCGAGGAAGGCGACCCGGACATCGCAGTCCCCACGATTAATGATGACCTTTTTCTGCATAAACCTTTTGTATTGAGAATCCTTTGTCTCGAATGAGGGGACGCTGCCGATCCGACCTGCGGCCTAGTCTTTGCGGCGCAATGGCGCGGCGCGAAACCCCGTAATATCAATCTTCTACGCTTGTCTTGCCAGCCCGGCTTTCAATTCTGCGGCCGAGCGAGGAAACCTGGTCCAGTCTGCATCTCCGGCGCGGGGACGCAACCCCGGCGCGCAGAGCACTGCCATACTCCCTCGGTCATATTAACCCCCGCCCCCCGGTGGGAAGGCAAGGAGAATGGTGCAGACCCGGCTCCGGGGCGACGGTCCAATTGATGGATTCGGCGGGGAAGTCTCTCCGGCAAATCACGATCCATGCGTTCTCACTGTTCGCCAGAGAGCATACGTCTTTGCCAACGGCGGATGCTGGTCATGTCGAGTAACTCGCCTTTGAATTCGATCTTGTCGACCCTCTTCTTTCCCCCCTCACTTGCGTCTTGAAGGTAACTGCTGATATCCATCCATCGCACTTGGTCGAATTCGAATTTGTCTCTTGCGGGGAAACGGCCATCAGTCTCCGCAAACGTTCCAATGACAAGCATCACGGGCGATGGCTGTTTCAGCCAGTACTTGACCCAAGCCTGCTTCTTGATCCGGAAGTACTCCTTCCCATCCGCGTGCCTCTCCAGATGGGAGTTCCCGGATTTCAGTTGCAGGTACAGTCGTTTTCCCGTGCCTTTTCCATCATCATCGGTGAACTCGAGCTCCATATCGATGCCCTCGTCCTCCGTCCCGGGAATCTCAAAGCACTTTTGATCGGCACTCGTAATGCGGGCCCCGACCTCCAGAACGAGCAACTTGCCCTTTCTCCGAGTATCCAGACGCTCGGCATTCATCTTCTCCAAGTCTTCGACTTGTCTGCACAGATCATCGTCAGCGAACAGGCGCTCCAGGTCATCCCAAAGAGGGAACCGCTTATCGCATAGATCGCACTCGACAGTTGCCTGCTTCTTCTTCGAGCGCAGCTTCTTCATCAGGATTTCAGGATTGCCTTTGGGGGCGTGGCAATGGGGGCAAACGTAATGGCGCAGCCTTTTCACGCTTTCCGTGCGCCTCTTCAGGTGCGCGTGGATGTATTTTGCGAAGATCACCTGCTCCTGGATTGTAACGCCCTTCGCGAAGTAAATACTAATGTCTCCGTGGTCGACCGCATCGCGAGTCAGCTTGACACCCATGTGGTGTTTGCCCGCCAGAGTCTGGAAGTCCGCCGCGTCGCGCCATAACTGGCTCAACTCGAAGGATTCGCATTCTGAGAGCTTCACGACGAGCGTTGCGTAGATTTCATCCAGATAGCCCTTCACGCGATACGTGACGAACACCGATGGGTACTTCTGGATCGCGGGGCGATCGCGACCGCAGTGGCTTGGAAAGACCAGTTTGTCGCCCTGACGCAGACAAAGGCCCCGCTCCTCCAACTGTCTTTCCATCTCGCGCAGAACGACTCGTTCCTCGGCCTCCGGGAGACGTTTGATCTCTTCGATCTCACCATCGCGCTGCACAGTTTGAAACACGAGTTTCCCCTTGGAAATGCTCCGCAGGGGCAGGCAGCCCAACTCGGTCGGATCCTGCCGCAGAGTGCGGATAACTGCCTGGGCATAGACGCTCACCCACTCCGGTTTCAGGAGGATGTAAGTTCCGTAATCCAACTCCTTGACCACACCCGGACTGTCCAAAAGCCCGATGACAGTCCGTAATGTCTCATCATCGAATTGCCTTTCCGTCGGCAACCGTTTCTGGAGCAAGTTGCGCAGTTCCTTGAAGGTAAGAAGCGCCTCCCCTTCATCCCGCAGTGCCAGGATCTCATCTTTGATCATCTTGTAAATGACGGGCGATGTGCGCTTTGCCAACTTGTCCCAGGGAATGTCCGTCCGAATTGCCTCGCTCAGCTCCTTGCAGCCGCTCCCTTCCTTGGCACTTGTTTCGAAGTATTGAAAACCGCATTCCCTCGCGAATTTGCTCAATTTCGCTCTGCTTGCCTTGAAGCCCGCATCGATTCGCCCGGCCACCAGGAACTGAGGCGTATCGGGATCTTTGCATCGGCGCAGTGCCATCTGCCAGTCGCGCAACCCTGGAAGCACATCCTCTTTGTCCGCATCGAACAGCAGCAGTATCAGCGCCGCTCGATCCATGTGCAGTTGGTGAATCAATCGCTGATCCGATTGGCCTCCAAAATCCCACAGCCAGACCTCT encodes:
- a CDS encoding DUF2760 domain-containing protein, with product MHLIQAIKAFLRVFIHGDQQGVAAAEAPPATAFQGSTAPAIQVLGLLQKEGRLVDFLMEDISSFSDADVGAAVRQIHSGCRTVLDERFKLERVLQDDEGAAVEVPADFDASAISVIGNVSGEPPYKGTLNHRGWRAAETHLPTVPADADHTIVHPAEVEVV
- the asnB gene encoding asparagine synthase (glutamine-hydrolyzing), which gives rise to MCGITGFVYADLERPAEREVLAKMNGEIVHRGPDADGFHLAGNVGLAMRRLSIIDLSGGDQPIYNEDRTIAVVFNGEIYNFVELRDELEALGHQFATSTDTEVLAHGYEEWGPESLSERLNGMFAFAIWDSVRGVLVLARDRMGKKPLHYCYRPGIGLIFGSEIKSLLLHPEVPQDIDHKSLWHYLSLQATPEPRSAFEAIRKLPPGHMMKWMPSRGRTPAVARYWHPSFEPKWKGTEDELAEQLRDVVTKSVRRRLISDVPLGAFLSGGIDSSIIVGLMAAESDAPVRTFTIGFEEKRFSEAQHARRVAKHFGTEHVEETVRWDVEETLPKIVDAVDEPFADPAALPTYHLSRITRQHVTVALNGDGGDETHAGYQRHLLDQMTWPINWLTRSGASRPAAATWRALSRVVPIRTDIPPERNWALGIRRLAQVMEVGPEASLLRWSSYFSERTKRALATPEFRRLSGAPSTAHLHRRIFQKSRTKNALDATLATDFPLYLASVLLVKADRMTMAHSLEGRSPFLDSEHVDFATKLPADLKLHGRTHKYLLKRAFSKLLPPEITARPKQGFAIPVGEWLRGPLKPMLRDTLLSQTARDRGLFRPREVQRLIREHQAGRDDHGKRLWALLMLELWFQRRVDG
- a CDS encoding Hsp70 family protein encodes the protein MSEHSKYIVGIDLGTTNTTLSFVDSAEIGDADAQVPVREFAVPQVVAPGAVESRPTLPSAIYVAGGQELPPDSLHLPWRAEAKVAIGQFAREQGAKIPTRLIHSSKSWLCHGGVNREGRILPWQSPEEEAKRSPAEVATMILNHLREAWDHAVAKGDGDVALENQEITLCVPASFDAGARNLTVAAAERAGFQNLHLLEEPQAALYSWIECAGPKWRKQVSVGDLVLVVDVGGGTTDFSLIAVTEEDRELQLRRVAVGEHILLGGDNMDLALAYGVAQKLQQERGTKLDAFQMAALTQQCRIGKEKLLSDPNVTEHAIALLGRGSSVIGGTIRTELKREGLDEFLLNGFFPHCGLSDQPARQRRVGFREAGLPYAQDAAITRHLAAFLSRHSEMVAEVLPELANGGGAILPTAILFNGGVFRAQPLQDRVMEVITNWSCEAGREAPRALHGTDLDLAVSRGAAYLGVARRGKGIRIRGGSARSYYVGFEAPMPAVPGMEPPIKLLCLVPHGMEEGTTRDISGEPMDLCMWTGEEVEFRFFSSTMRRQDQPGMITDMDSEDTEEHSPIVTKLPADSGDGDEGRAVEVDLRAHLTEIGVLELWCVERGTENRWKLEFNVRESDAASE
- a CDS encoding DUF2007 domain-containing protein gives rise to the protein MTQSHPEGYTLVYTSEQPEFADLIRSVLQDEGFSVFEAHADGGGIFRISWGTEIFVEDEHAEEARTFLESYLNRQAAETPAIEEDGDYT
- a CDS encoding DUF4365 domain-containing protein yields the protein SGRCLRVMEGHTERVGSVCWSPDGRRVHSAAGNGVMRIWNIRLEMESIDSSARPSQRGEVEYTNAKVLLVGDTSAGKTGLAHHLATGRWRPSDGSTVGAWSTQWRLSTNSSEAEVEREVWLWDFGGQSDQRLIHQLHMDRAALILLLFDADKEDVLPGLRDWQMALRRCKDPDTPQFLVAGRIDAGFKASRAKLSKFARECGFQYFETSAKEGSGCKELSEAIRTDIPWDKLAKRTSPVIYKMIKDEILALRDEGEALLTFKELRNLLQKRLPTERQFDDETLRTVIGLLDSPGVVKELDYGTYILLKPEWVSVYAQAVIRTLRQDPTELGCLPLRSISKGKLVFQTVQRDGEIEEIKRLPEAEERVVLREMERQLEERGLCLRQGDKLVFPSHCGRDRPAIQKYPSVFVTYRVKGYLDEIYATLVVKLSECESFELSQLWRDAADFQTLAGKHHMGVKLTRDAVDHGDISIYFAKGVTIQEQVIFAKYIHAHLKRRTESVKRLRHYVCPHCHAPKGNPEILMKKLRSKKKQATVECDLCDKRFPLWDDLERLFADDDLCRQVEDLEKMNAERLDTRRKGKLLVLEVGARITSADQKCFEIPGTEDEGIDMELEFTDDDGKGTGKRLYLQLKSGNSHLERHADGKEYFRIKKQAWVKYWLKQPSPVMLVIGTFAETDGRFPARDKFEFDQVRWMDISSYLQDASEGGKKRVDKIEFKGELLDMTSIRRWQRRMLSGEQ
- a CDS encoding glucose-1-phosphate adenylyltransferase, producing the protein MRRTLTVILGGGAGSRLFPLTKYRAKPAVPLAGKYRLIDVAISNSINSNLRQIFVLTQYLSGSLNRHVAQTYTFDIFSRGFVEILAAEQREEGGRWYQGTADAIRQQWQTLRDFTDIDQFLVLPGDALYHMDYRPLIKQHRESGAEITIAVNTIERKNAHHFGLMALAPDTTVTEFREKPKGDAMNGIEAPAQMLKEFGSDSPPGDTFLASMGVYVFNRDVLERYLVQTDHVDFGKQIIPDAIENYRTQGFIFPGYWEDIGTIQAFFDAHMDLLKEPPAFSFSNPHRPIFTRPRFLPNINITRCDIGRARIAEGSNIEGATINNSIIGLRTRVQEGALIEDSIVMGGDWYEPRDLDGKMTLGVGPDSVIKRCIVDKNARIGRGVKLINEKGLQEAEGDNYIIRDGIIIIPKGVTIPDGTVI
- a CDS encoding Rne/Rng family ribonuclease, with translation MQKKVIINRGDCDVRVAFLEDNKLVEFHRESLTTKSIVGNIYRGIVRDVVPGLQAAFVDIGLERNVFLHFMDIRPESLVMLEEDLDEALQEASKKVFPGRIVSKGRRPRPDPKNPNAEAPVKKGDVIAVQVVKDGISDKAPRVSTNLAIAGRYVVLLPFPGQSGGVSRRIALGQERFKLKKLLHSLKSEQFSLIMRTAGLGADEEDISDDVDMLRDGWDAIVQRFRSLSNPGLVHSDHDIIPRLVRDAFRPDIDEIHVDDAEYSEELRDTLSRQLRKLVDKVEHYDDPEPIFERFLIEHQLQKALNRKVWLKSGGYLIIEETEALTAIDVNSGRFTGTKDLEKTALRTNMEACEAIAQQIRLRDIGGIIVIDFIDMMSRDNQSKVCDEFATAMKPDRAKSTVGRIGDFGLMMLTRKRKYQSLQKQVFDACPYCRGEGHVLRLDEVWRRMKNDLLLMMNEADKYSAVVVSCETSMAERLQGEFAPYLSEVMNGRGVEIILRADTRLHREDYQLTGVERPSHPAVALPEMRVHEQETVTASIPYEEKPEPSLPRRERKQDKPSQEEIRRRDKKEYEKSVEQTKDLERRAREEQKQRKKDEPREEPTAEEPKAESSEQDQQQESRSRRKRTRRGKRGGRRRQEQEGQQAEQSGEETSEQSEEKAKEAPAESATPAVQGRRQRPPRPPRGEQKAQESKSDEPKAADTPKPPAEATPRKSGIQIVSSWGSSKPSEARAQEKPAPKPAPSPEAEEQPKRKGIEIVGSWGSKSRHEAEKEAPKPAAEAKSEEPTKAEEQKPKRRGRGRRRGRKEEAPTTATAPPEPTPEPAKPEAEKKPARRRARKSAKKAAAAAEEKSTAPAQVAEETKAAKKATKKSAAKKAAKKSAKKAAKKAAKTAAKKSVKKSAAKKTVKKAAAKKATKKSSAKKAAKKAAKTKKE